In the genome of Acidobacteriota bacterium, the window CTGACTTGGCGCCTGGGTTTGATAAAAGTCTCATTTTGGCTCCGCTCGCACTTGCGGTCATCGTCCTCGGCGGGTTCTTTGGTTATCGATATCTCAAACCTGCAGCAGGTGGGCCGATCAATTCGATCGCCGTTCTGCCTTTTGAAAACCGGAGCGGTAACGCAGATTCCGAATACTTGAGCGATGGTTTGGCGGAATCTTTGATCTATCGCCTTTCGCAACTTCCCGATTTGAAAGTCAGCCCGACGAGTTCGGTCTTTCGTTACAAAGGCAAGGAAACCGACCCGCAGACCGTCGCCAAGGAATTGGGAGTTGATTCGGTGATGACAGGACGCATCACCCAACGCGGCGAAAACTTGACCATCAGCGTAAATCTGGTTGATACCCGCAACGGCAAATCGCTGTGGGGGGAGCAGTATGAACGCAAGATGTCTGAACTGCTCGCAACGCAGCGTGAGATCGCGGCGGCGATAACTCAAAAATTGCAGTTAAAGCTTTCCAGCGAAGAGACGGGCCTTGCAAAGAAGTACACAAACAACAACGATGCGTACCAACTATATTTGAAAGGCCGTTTTGCCTGGAACAGACGAACGGTCGAATCGCTCAAGCAGGCGGCTGAATTTTTCAAGCAAGCGATCGAGAAAGACCCGAACTACGCACTCGCTTATGCAGGTTTGGCCGAAACGTACGCTCTTTTTTCGCAGTATAACGTCGCCTCATCAAAAGACAGTATGCCACAGGCAAAAGCGGCGGCTTTGAGGGCATTAGAACTGGACGATTCCTTAGCAGCTCCACACGCCGCTCTCGAAGCGTATTTTACCTTTTATGAATACGATCGGGTTGCGGGGGAAAAGGAGATCCGCCGGGCCATCGAACTCGATCCGAACTACGCGACTGCCTATCACTGGCTCGGTGGAGATGTGCTTTACCCGACGAAACGGTTTGACGAGGCCATTGCGGCGATGAGGCGAGCCGAGGAGCTGGATCCGCTTTCTCCAATAATTGGAACAAATCTCGGTGACGTACTACTTTACGCCCGCCGCTATGACGAGGCGATCGTTCAATATCAACGTGTTCTTTCTTTCGACCCGAATTTTGCCAACGCCTTCTCTGGCTTGGGTTTGACGCATTGGCAAAAGGGCATGAAACCGGAAGCAATAGCCGAAATGCGTAAGTATATTGAACTGAGCGGTTCTAGCTTCGGAAAAGGAGATCTGGGGTTCTTTCTGGCAAAATCCGGACAGCGGGATGAAGCGGTTAAACTCCTGGCCGAGTTAAAGCAGGCATCTTCACAGCGATACGTTCCTGGCACCGCCATTGCGGTGATCCACATTGGGCTTGGCGAAAAAAAGGAAGCTTTGGATTGGCTCGAAAAGGACATTGACGACCGCGGACCATATCCGACTTATTACGCAGTTATGCCGGAACTTGACGACCTGCGCACCGAGCCGCGATTCAAGGCAATGCTCATACGCCTGAATCTGCCGGAATAGAATCTTATGAAACGATGCCCTGAATGCAGGCGGGATTATTACGACGACACTTTGCTGTATTGTCTCGATGATGGCAATTCGCTGCTCGAAGGCCCGGCGACGGCCTCCGTGTCAGAACCGGGAGCAATAGCGACTGGGTTCCCATCGGACGAACCGCAAACCGCGATCTTGCACGCGACGGCCGCTCCGGGCGAAGCTCCGACTCGTGCACAGATTCATACGACGGAACAGACCGCTGTTTTGCCTCGCGGATCGGAGGCGGAGCCTCAGGAATCTTTGAGTGGTCTTTCGGAAAAGCAGAGCTTTTCCGCAAATAGGGCGGCGAAGCCACTGGCGGCGTTGGTTGTGGCGGTTCTGATTCTTGTTGGCGGATTCTTTGGCTATCGATATTTCTCAGCGTCTGGTTCCAAACAGATCAATTCCATCGCCGTGATGCCGTTTGAGAATCGGAATTCGGATGCCGACACGGATTATTTGTCTGACGGTTTGGCGGAATCGGTGATCTTTCGGCTGACGCAGATCCCTGATCTGCGGGTCAGCCCGACGAGTTCGGTGATGCGTTATAAAGGAGCATCGACTGATGTTGCCAAGATCGCCTCCGAACTTGGCGTAGATGCGGTGATGACCGGACGACTTACCAAGCGGGGCGACAATCTGAACATCACGGTCGAGCTAGTGGATGCCCGCAACAACAAGTCTCTGTGGGGCGAGCAATATGAACGGAAGCTTTCGGAATTATTGACCACCCAACGCGAGATCGTCACCGAGATCGTGGGCAAACTGCAGCTAAAACTGTCGGGCGAAAGCGAGCAAAAGCTGGCGAAGAAATACACCAACAATGACGAGGCCTATCAACTTTATCTTAGGGGCCAGTATCATCTAGCCAAACGATCAAAAGATGACATTTACAAGGCCATTGATTACTACGAGCAGTCGATAAAGCTCGATCCCAACTTTGCCCTGGCCTACGCAGGTCTGAGCTATGCGTACCAATTAGGGATGGGAAGTTCCTTCTTTTCATTTTCCATGGAAGAGGGTCTAAGGAGGGCAAAGGATGCCGCCGTCAGGGCCGCAGAGATAGAC includes:
- a CDS encoding tetratricopeptide repeat protein; translation: MKRCPECRRDYYDDTLLYCLDDGNALLEGPATASSGHEPATAILSVPPAIAGGLTGTTDGTDVKTAILQPPATAGGPDLAPGFDKSLILAPLALAVIVLGGFFGYRYLKPAAGGPINSIAVLPFENRSGNADSEYLSDGLAESLIYRLSQLPDLKVSPTSSVFRYKGKETDPQTVAKELGVDSVMTGRITQRGENLTISVNLVDTRNGKSLWGEQYERKMSELLATQREIAAAITQKLQLKLSSEETGLAKKYTNNNDAYQLYLKGRFAWNRRTVESLKQAAEFFKQAIEKDPNYALAYAGLAETYALFSQYNVASSKDSMPQAKAAALRALELDDSLAAPHAALEAYFTFYEYDRVAGEKEIRRAIELDPNYATAYHWLGGDVLYPTKRFDEAIAAMRRAEELDPLSPIIGTNLGDVLLYARRYDEAIVQYQRVLSFDPNFANAFSGLGLTHWQKGMKPEAIAEMRKYIELSGSSFGKGDLGFFLAKSGQRDEAVKLLAELKQASSQRYVPGTAIAVIHIGLGEKKEALDWLEKDIDDRGPYPTYYAVMPELDDLRTEPRFKAMLIRLNLPE
- a CDS encoding tetratricopeptide repeat protein, producing MKRCPECRRDYYDDTLLYCLDDGNSLLEGPATASVSEPGAIATGFPSDEPQTAILHATAAPGEAPTRAQIHTTEQTAVLPRGSEAEPQESLSGLSEKQSFSANRAAKPLAALVVAVLILVGGFFGYRYFSASGSKQINSIAVMPFENRNSDADTDYLSDGLAESVIFRLTQIPDLRVSPTSSVMRYKGASTDVAKIASELGVDAVMTGRLTKRGDNLNITVELVDARNNKSLWGEQYERKLSELLTTQREIVTEIVGKLQLKLSGESEQKLAKKYTNNDEAYQLYLRGQYHLAKRSKDDIYKAIDYYEQSIKLDPNFALAYAGLSYAYQLGMGSSFFSFSMEEGLRRAKDAAVRAAEIDPNLAEARTVIGISLSKELKWPEAEREYRKALEIDPKNAGSHYQYGIFLQYIGRTGDSIREIKTAVELDPQSLIMQANLAGAYLFDRQSELGLDLAKKAFDLDPNFISGRFWLAYAYCANKKYAETIELIDKAPSDEVSQRILARFRGYAYAKSGRRSEAESILAKYSSDPTFSDSSNAATIYGALGDKDKAFAALEKGFAAKEQLSRIKVDPLFDDLRDDPRFKDLLKRMNLPE